In Sardina pilchardus chromosome 10, fSarPil1.1, whole genome shotgun sequence, one genomic interval encodes:
- the spire2 gene encoding protein spire homolog 2 encodes MARSANRCTQEGDSRVSAPSERAEARDFAEPRELSLEEVLKSYQQPINEEQAWAVCYQCCSWLRVPRLDRAEDRTVYQVKDPSSIFLHRDGTVSLHPELWNNNDDTEALSYPPVAESQLVQSLGVAIYKALDWGLDESEERELSPQLEQLIDRMVGGVESTEGGNEPGGNGATDEGYSGQEEEEEEEEGEVATRAVRTLRQVMALCGTRLANPTLAPEHYLSVCRALFLETLELRTFLSKIRDAKEMLKKIRREDSQEDRSAAELDALKHTDWARLWVQLMKELRQGVKLKKVEEQPFNPLPTEFSLTPFEMLMQDIRLRKYKLRKVMVDGDIPTRVKRNAHELILEFIRSRPPLKPASERSLPPPPQRPQSLHDRVLEGIRQERKLRPVDPPDSKRAFGSLPCLAHTCLCDMKSTSCIDLSVTELGSRPPPRPRVLLKAPTLQEMEEMNIFEEEDSPDSGEMRRAESSPTPLKRDRSFSEHDLAELRGEILPSLSESGHLGGPVVLRGERPRANTLGGAWPLPTYRASFPVAGWMPSSPARCSLSSVEEASEGVGSVSPSRGASKRQWMEEFSHPVESLALTVDEVINVRRVLVKAEMEKFLQNNELYNNLRKGKVCCCCRVKFPLFSWPSTCLLCKRSVCSSCSAKMKIPSKKMAHIPVYTVGFHSSPRSQHRKSEVYKSLRSLSRRSVEEEFPHLYAHGCSLRDVCAECTKFVADVISSSRRSLDILNNTPKREKAPPTTASSAPTVTSANQHPQTQHLPQPTPHTQTPSTPRKKIK; translated from the exons ATGGCCAGATCCGCCAATAGATGCACTCAGGAAGGCGATTCCCGAGTGTCAGCCCCGTCGGAACGGGCAGAGGCCCGGGACTTCGCCGAACCTCGGGAACTGTCTCTTGAAGAAGTGCTGAAATCCTACCAGCAGCCCATAAATGAAGAGCAAGCTTGGGCGGTGTGCTATCAATGCTGCAGCTGGCTTAGGGTGCCGCGCCTGGACCGCGCCGAAGACAGAACAGTTTACCAGGTGAAAGATCCATCTTCAATATTCCTTCACAGAGACGGGACCGTTTCACTGCATCCGGAGCTCTGGAACAATAACG ATGACACCGAGGCGCTGTCCTACCCGCCTGTTGCTGAGAGCCAG TTGGTTCAGTCCCTGGGAGTGGCCATCTACAAGGCCCTGGACTGGGGATTGGACGAGAGCGAGGAGCGGGAGTTGAGCCCCCAGCTGGAGCAGCTCATCGACCGCATGGTCGGAGGGGTTGAATCCACCGAAGGTGGGAATGAACCTGGGGGCAATGGCGCAACTGACGAAGGCTACAGTggtcaggaggaagaggaggaggaggaggaaggcgaGGTGGCGACTCGCGCAGTGCGCACCCTTCGTCAGGTGATGGCGCTGTGTGGAACCAGGCTAGCGAACCCAACCCTCGCCCCGGAGCACTACCTCTCAGTGTGCAGGGCCCTGTTCCTGGAGACCTTAGAGCTGCGGACCTTCCTGAGCAAAATCAGAGATGCCAAAGAG ATGCTGAAGAAGATCCGCAGAGAGGACAGCCAGGAGGACCGGAGCGCGGCAGAGCTGGACGCCCTCAAGCACACAGACTGG gctcGTCTGTGGGTGCAGCTGATGAAGGAGCTGAGGCAGGGGGTGAAGCTGAAGAAGGTGGAGGAGCAGCCCTTCAACCCGCTGCCCACCGAGTTCAGCCTCACGCCCTTCGAGATGCTCATGCAGGACATCCGCTTGCGCAAGTACAAGCTGCGCAAAGTCATG GTGGATGGTGATATTCCCACGAGGGTGAAGAGAAACGCACATGAACTCATCCTGGAATTTATCCGCTCCAGACCACCTCTAAAACCT GCGTCAGAGCGCAGCTTGCCCCCGCCGCCACAGCGGCCGCAGTCCCTCCACGACCGCGTGCTGGAGGGGATCCGACAGGAGCGCAAGCTCAGGCCTGTGGATCCTCCCGACTCTAAGAGAG CCTTCGGCTCTCTGCCCTGCCTGGCACACACCTGCTTGTGTGACATGAAGTCCACTTCCTGTATAGACCTGTCCGTCACAGAGCTTGGGTCACGCCCTCCCCCCCGACCCAGAGTCCTGCTGAAAGCACCGACTCTGCAGGAGATGGAAGAGATGAACATCTTTGAG GAGGAAGACTCCCCGGACAGTGGGGAGATGCGCCGAGCGGAGAGCTCCCCCACGCCCCTGAAGCGAGACCGCTCCTTCTCGGAGCACGACCTGGCCGAGCTGCGGGGGGAGATCCTGCCCTCGCTGTCCGAGTCGGGGCACCTGGGCGGCCCTGTGgtgctgagaggagagaggccccGCGCCAACACGCTGGGAGGGGCCTGGCCACTCCCCACCTACAGAG CCTCTTTTCCTGTTGCTGGCTGGATGCCGTCCTCTCCGGCTCGCTGCTCCCTGAGTTCAGTGGAGGAGGCGTCCGAAGGGGTGGGgagtgtctctccctctcgagGGGCCAGCAAACGCCAGTGGATG GAGGAGTTCAGTCACCCCGTGGAGAGCCTCGCATTAACAGTGGATGAGGTCATTAACGTGCGCCGAGTGCTGGTGAAGGCCGAGATGGAGAAGTTTCTGCAGAACAACGAGCTCTACAACAATTTGAGGAAGGGCAAG GTATGCTGTTGCTGCCGGGTCAAGTTTCCACTCTTCTCCTGGCCATCCACTTGTCTTCTGTGTAAAAG GTCTGTCTGCAGTTCTTGCAGTGCAAAG ATGAAGATTCCTTCCAAGAAGATGGCGCACATTCCCGTTTACACCGTCGGCTTCCACAGCAGCCCGAGGAGCCAGCATCGCAAGAGCGAGGTCTACAA AtctctgcgctctctctctcggcgcTCGGTGGAGGAGGAGTTCCCACACCTGTACGCTCACGGCTGCAGCTTGCGGGACGTGTGCGCCGAGTGCACCAAGTTCGTGGCCGACGTCATCTCTTCCAGTCGCCGCAGCTTGGACATCCTCAACAACACGCCCAAGAGAGAGAAGGCGCCCCCCACCACTGCGTCCTCAGCCCCCACCGTCACCTCAGCTAACCAGCATCCTCAGACTCAGCACCTGCCCCAGCCCACGCCACACACTCAAACGCCATCCACACCCAGGAAGAAGATCAAGTGA
- the sntb2 gene encoding beta-2-syntrophin has translation MAIWTRADKNGQLDLLLRDRWIRVAAELTRETLTLTAEADLSGPGNNLDYNNSSAGLRNGLSNGGEPGLTSGNPNRSQNSDIHPNHGALRRSDSPARGALTRGHYDNSSSYGYNSPGSGKFSRDNGANSDFGSPGSSYGSPGSSFSSRHGETPNSFEAGGSEAIRKVRVVKQESGGLGISIKGGRENRMPILISKIFPGLAADQSRALRVGDAILSVNGNDLREATHDVAVQALKKAGKEVMLEVKYIREVSPLFKKPSMVADLPWEGTRSHSPSLSGDELPKHSPGTKDRKIIPLKMSFISRNLTMPDLENRLLELHSPDGQHTVVLRCKDGASAQAWFTATHTNIAALLPQTLAHVNAYLSAPTTAAHPQLKHIGWLAEQIQLEGGRMQYRPVVMALTEKDILLFDSVPWSREAWTNPLLTHPVLATRLVHSGSSHGSPALGADLVFATRTGTSRGIESHVFRVETHWDLSSWTRALVQGGHAAAELIKEVSIGCVLNRQEVRLTLHYDKGFTVSREPAEAAGTMVLFRYPYEKLKMSADDGVRKLYLDFGGPEGELVFDLRSGPKPVVFVLHSFLSAKLTRMGLLT, from the exons ATGGCTATCTGGACTCGAGCGGACAAAAATGGTCAACTGGATCTTTTGCTACGGGACCGCTGGATTCGAGTAGCGGCTGAGCTCACCCGTGAAACTTTAACTTTGACGGCAGAAGCAGATTTAAGTGGTCCGGGTAATAACTTGGATTACAACAATTCGTCAGCTGGCCTAAGAAATGGTTTGTCGAACGGTGGCGAACCTGGATTAACATCAGGAAATCCGAACCGAAGCCAGAACTCGGACATCCACCCCAACCACGGAGCTTTAAGGCGAAGTGATAGCCCAGCGCGGGGGGCACTCACCCGAGGTCATTacgacaacagcagcagctacgGCTACAATAGTCCAGGTTCTGGCAAGTTCAGTCGAGATAACGGAGCCAACTCAGACTTTGGAAGTCCTGGGTCTAGTTATGGTAGCCCTGGGTCTAGTTTTAGTTCACGGCATGGCGAGACACCAAATAGTTTCGAAGCTGGTGGGTCGGAAGCAATACGGAAAGTAAGAGTTGTCAAACAGGAGTCTGGTGGTTTAGGCATCAGTATCAAAGGTGGTCGAGAAAACCGAATGCCCATCCTCATATCCAAGATCTTCCCCGGACTTGCTGCGGACCAGAGTCGAGCTCTACGTGTCGGCGATGCAATTTTGTCCGTCAATGGCAATGACTTACGCGAAGCCACACACGACGTGGCGGTGCAGGCGCTTAAAAAGGCCGGAAAGGAGGTTATGCTCGAGG TGAAGTACATCAGAGAGGTATCTCCCTTGTTCAAGAAGCCCTCTATGGTGGCAGACCTGCCTTGGGAGGGAACGCGCTCCCACTCCCCCAGCCTCAGTGGCGATGAGCTACCCAAACACAGCCCTGGCACCAAGGACAGGAAGATCATCCCACTGAAGATGAGCTTCATCAGCCGCAACCTCACCATGCCTGACCTggagaacag GCTGCTGGAGCTGCACTCCCCTGACGGCCAGCACACGGTGGTGCTCCGCTGCAAGGATGGTGCGTCGGCGCAGGCCTGGTTCACCGCCACCCACACCAACATCGCCGCCCTGCTGCCCCAGACGCTGGCCCACGTCAACGCCTACCTGAGCGCGCCGACCACCGCCGCACACCCCCAGCTCAAGCACATCGGCTGGCTAGCCGAGCAG ATCCAGTTGGAAGGTGGGCGGATGCAGTACCGCCCGGTCGTCATGGCGCTGACCGAGAAAGACATCCTGTTGTTCGACTCGGTGCCCTGGAGTCGTGAGGCCTGGACGAACCCGCTGCTCACGCACCCTGTCCTCGCcacaag GCTGGTTCATTCGGGCAGCTCCCACGGGTCGCCGGCACTGGGGGCGGACCTGGTGTTTGCCACACGGACGGGCACGAGCCGTGGCATCGAGTCGCACGTCTTCCGCGTGGAGACCCACTGGGACCTGTCGTCATGGACACGGGCCCTGGTGCAGGGTGGGCACGCCGCCGCAGAACTGATTAAAGAGGTGTCCATAG GTTGTGTGTTGAACAGACAGGAGGTGCGTTTGACCCTGCATTATGACAAGGGCTTCACGGTGAGCCGGGAGCCAGCCGAGGCGGCTGGGACCATGGTCCTCTTCCGCTACCCCTACGAAAAGCTCAAAATGTCCGCTGACGACGGGGTCCGCAAACTCTACTTGGACTTTGGTGGTCCCGAGGGGGAACTG GTGTTTGACCTGAGATCGGGGCCAAAGCCTGTGGTGTTTGTGCTCCATTCCTTCCTGTCAGCTAAACTCACTCGCATGGGCCTGCTGACGTGA